In a single window of the Streptomyces sp. CGMCC 4.7035 genome:
- a CDS encoding DUF6271 family protein produces MPRICLTLPTNRECSATISAIGEEAAYAARHFDVEVHLLILDSSDERTRAAHAGAVAGLPPTPNVTVHHLDEALQRDFLRRVIDRAGVAKPDLMLDLMLPSDVSYGACTNRAFLIAAALGCRSVHRRDSDSTYQFVDGEPVFPVHHELTSLGRRAADASAAVTETDLDPAYAHRPVSMVGSSFIGELSVDIGEIRRLDEDVYHDVVGLWAPGHWSEERKRELVEESFTGAGHAPFTRDRSTLTLVDPMRVDMCNISFHQEVYERVPLPPATSTIGSDYFLIHLVHDATLPGVLHNRNIENFYTPERRTDAGFVAYQTRFVKFLLSMLYFNFVYDRMGAAGASLLDDRQRVRAATLVAFLRESTELDRTENVLRLDSVDGSYRKLGGRYAQFADLLAARRGRLLDEARQDIEDFALLIEAWDPLVRASRDTELGRTGP; encoded by the coding sequence ATGCCCAGGATCTGTCTGACCCTTCCCACGAACAGAGAGTGCTCCGCGACGATTTCCGCCATCGGCGAGGAGGCGGCCTACGCGGCCCGCCACTTCGATGTCGAGGTGCACCTGCTGATCCTCGACTCCTCCGACGAGCGGACCCGCGCCGCACACGCCGGGGCCGTCGCCGGACTGCCACCGACGCCGAACGTGACGGTCCACCACCTCGACGAGGCGCTCCAGCGCGACTTCCTGCGACGCGTGATCGACCGGGCCGGCGTCGCCAAACCGGACCTGATGCTCGACCTCATGCTGCCGTCCGACGTCTCCTACGGAGCCTGCACCAACCGCGCCTTCCTGATCGCCGCGGCGCTCGGCTGCCGGTCGGTGCACCGCAGGGACTCGGACAGCACCTACCAGTTCGTGGACGGCGAACCGGTCTTCCCCGTCCACCATGAACTCACGTCGCTGGGCAGACGGGCCGCCGACGCGTCGGCCGCCGTGACCGAGACGGACCTCGACCCCGCCTACGCCCACCGCCCGGTGTCGATGGTGGGCAGCTCCTTCATCGGCGAACTGTCTGTCGACATCGGCGAGATCCGACGGCTCGACGAGGACGTCTACCACGACGTCGTCGGTCTGTGGGCGCCCGGCCACTGGTCCGAGGAGCGGAAGCGGGAGCTGGTCGAGGAGTCCTTCACGGGGGCCGGCCACGCCCCGTTCACCAGGGACCGCTCGACGCTCACCCTGGTCGACCCCATGCGGGTCGACATGTGCAACATCAGCTTCCACCAGGAGGTGTACGAGCGGGTGCCGCTGCCGCCCGCGACCAGCACCATCGGCAGCGACTACTTCCTCATCCACCTCGTCCACGACGCCACGCTTCCCGGCGTCCTGCACAACCGCAACATCGAGAACTTCTACACCCCGGAACGACGCACCGACGCCGGGTTCGTGGCCTACCAGACGCGGTTCGTGAAGTTCCTCCTGTCCATGCTCTACTTCAACTTCGTCTACGACAGGATGGGCGCGGCGGGCGCCTCGCTCCTCGACGACCGGCAGCGCGTGCGCGCCGCCACCCTCGTCGCGTTCCTGCGTGAGAGCACCGAGCTGGACCGCACCGAGAACGTGCTCCGGCTGGACAGCGTCGATGGTTCCTACCGCAAGCTCGGTGGCAGGTACGCGCAGTTCGCCGACCTGCTCGCCGCGCGCCGCGGGCGATTGCTCGACGAGGCCCGGCAGGACATTGAGGACTTCGCGCTGCTGATCGAGGCCTGGGATCCGCTGGTGCGCGCGAGCCGGGACACCGAACTCGGGAGAACAGGCCCGTGA
- a CDS encoding type III PLP-dependent enzyme produces MNRHVSRPAHSNPNARLHAALTAASQDRIVFDLTGIEAQYAALCRELPDIAVRFAMKACPVDDVLASLAHQGAGFDAAGPEEILQALRTGVPVDRIHYGNTIKSDANIAEAYRLGVRDFATDSVQDVEAIAAHAPGSRVFCRLATSGHGALWGLSRKFGCSGDDAVDVLDAARAAGLTPAGLSVHVGSQQMTAEAWRQAVDTLAEVLVALHGRGIVPEYVNLGGGLPALGYLDRWGRRLEPPLDKIFAVIREGMQQLRDLSPTPLDFLMEPGRHLVADHGAIRAHVSRLTTRRQPDGERAYWLYLSCGKFNGLYETDQLQYRLVFPTHTEGDGRGDTEYVPAVVAGPTCDSDDAYAHEGRRVLVPRAAASGDPVWILSAGAYSTSYQTQGFNGFRPLPYACTSGARYGLEAATEGPV; encoded by the coding sequence GTGAACAGGCACGTGAGCAGGCCCGCGCACAGCAACCCGAACGCGCGGCTGCACGCCGCACTGACGGCCGCGTCGCAGGACCGCATCGTCTTCGACCTCACCGGGATCGAAGCCCAATACGCGGCACTGTGCAGGGAGTTACCCGACATCGCCGTGCGCTTCGCCATGAAGGCGTGCCCCGTCGACGACGTGCTGGCGTCTCTCGCGCACCAGGGCGCCGGCTTCGATGCGGCGGGCCCGGAGGAAATCCTTCAGGCACTGAGGACCGGCGTGCCCGTGGACCGGATCCACTACGGCAACACCATCAAGTCCGACGCGAACATCGCCGAGGCCTACCGGCTCGGCGTCCGGGACTTCGCGACCGACAGCGTCCAGGACGTGGAGGCGATCGCCGCGCATGCCCCCGGTTCACGGGTGTTCTGCCGACTCGCCACCAGCGGACACGGGGCACTTTGGGGGCTGAGCCGGAAGTTCGGGTGCTCGGGGGACGACGCCGTGGATGTGCTGGACGCGGCCCGCGCGGCGGGCCTGACCCCGGCGGGCCTCTCGGTCCACGTCGGCTCGCAGCAGATGACCGCCGAGGCCTGGCGGCAGGCCGTCGACACACTGGCCGAGGTGCTCGTGGCGCTGCACGGACGGGGGATCGTGCCCGAGTACGTCAACCTCGGCGGCGGCCTGCCGGCACTGGGCTACCTCGACCGATGGGGCAGGAGGCTCGAACCCCCGCTGGACAAGATCTTCGCGGTGATCCGCGAGGGCATGCAGCAGCTGAGGGACCTCTCCCCGACCCCCCTGGACTTCCTCATGGAGCCGGGGCGCCACCTGGTCGCCGACCACGGCGCGATCCGGGCGCACGTGTCCCGGCTGACCACGCGACGGCAGCCGGACGGTGAGCGCGCGTACTGGCTGTACTTGAGCTGCGGGAAGTTCAACGGCCTCTACGAGACGGACCAGTTGCAGTACCGGCTCGTCTTTCCCACCCACACCGAAGGGGACGGCCGGGGGGACACGGAGTACGTGCCCGCCGTCGTCGCGGGCCCCACCTGCGACAGCGACGACGCCTACGCCCACGAGGGCCGGCGTGTGCTCGTGCCCAGGGCCGCCGCGTCCGGCGACCCGGTCTGGATCCTGTCCGCCGGCGCGTACTCCACCAGCTACCAGACACAGGGGTTCAACGGCTTCCGTCCGCTTCCGTACGCGTGTACCAGCGGCGCCCGCTACGGCCTGGAAGCGGCCACGGAAGGGCCGGTGTAG
- a CDS encoding glycoside hydrolase family 3 protein, translated as MTTFVTGTDALTRDALAVLQPGFAGTTAPDWVRRRLGEGLASVALFGRNVEDAAQVTALTAQLRAERDDLLVAIDEESGDVTRIEVRTGSSFPGNHALGAVDDTGLTRGVARELGRRLAGCGVNFDWAPSADVNVNPDNPVIGVRSFGADTDLVARHTAAYVEGLQSMGVAACTKHFPGHGDTSVDSHHAIPRIDVDTATLYERELPPFRAAIAAGTRALMSAHILVPALDPERPATLSHRILTEMVRGELGYEGLIVTDGMEMRAISGTYGLERGVVLAIAAGADAICVGGGLCDEGTVLSLRDALVTAVRSGELPEERLADAAARVRDLARWTAEAARDAEAAGASDPEIGLVAARRAVTVTRTAAPAPVTEPVYVATFDPVANIAVGDETPWGVGAELERLLPGTTTGSFTGTDAGSTALAAAGDRRIVAVVRDEHRHEWMRSALDMLLAARPDTIVVEMGVPQSPPRGALHLATYGAARVCGVAAAERIVAG; from the coding sequence ATGACGACATTCGTCACGGGCACTGACGCCCTCACCCGCGACGCCCTCGCAGTGCTGCAGCCGGGCTTCGCCGGCACCACCGCGCCCGACTGGGTGCGCCGCCGCCTCGGTGAAGGCCTCGCCTCGGTCGCCCTGTTCGGCCGCAACGTCGAAGACGCCGCACAGGTCACCGCCCTCACCGCTCAGTTGCGGGCGGAGCGGGACGACCTCCTGGTGGCCATCGACGAGGAGAGCGGCGACGTCACCCGCATCGAGGTCCGGACGGGCTCCTCGTTCCCCGGCAACCACGCGCTCGGCGCCGTCGACGACACCGGCCTCACCCGGGGCGTCGCGCGCGAACTGGGCCGCCGCCTCGCCGGGTGCGGCGTCAACTTCGACTGGGCGCCGTCGGCCGACGTCAACGTCAACCCCGACAACCCGGTCATCGGTGTGCGCTCCTTCGGCGCCGACACCGACCTCGTGGCCCGGCACACCGCCGCCTATGTCGAGGGTCTGCAGTCCATGGGCGTCGCCGCGTGCACCAAGCACTTCCCCGGCCACGGCGACACCAGCGTCGACTCGCACCACGCGATACCGCGCATCGACGTCGACACGGCCACGCTGTACGAGCGCGAACTGCCCCCCTTCCGGGCGGCGATCGCGGCAGGCACCCGGGCACTGATGAGCGCGCACATCCTGGTGCCGGCCCTCGACCCGGAGCGCCCGGCGACACTCTCGCACCGCATTCTGACCGAGATGGTGCGCGGCGAACTCGGCTACGAGGGTCTGATCGTCACGGACGGCATGGAGATGCGTGCCATCTCCGGTACGTACGGCCTCGAGCGTGGGGTCGTCCTGGCGATCGCGGCGGGCGCTGACGCGATCTGTGTCGGCGGCGGGCTGTGCGACGAGGGCACCGTGCTGAGTCTGCGCGACGCGCTCGTCACCGCGGTCCGCTCCGGTGAACTGCCCGAGGAGCGTCTGGCCGATGCCGCCGCCCGGGTGCGGGACCTGGCGCGGTGGACCGCCGAGGCGGCCCGCGACGCGGAGGCGGCGGGCGCGTCCGACCCGGAGATCGGCCTCGTCGCGGCCCGGCGCGCGGTCACCGTGACCCGTACGGCGGCCCCGGCGCCGGTCACCGAGCCGGTGTACGTCGCCACGTTCGACCCGGTCGCCAACATCGCCGTCGGAGACGAAACCCCCTGGGGTGTCGGCGCCGAGCTGGAGCGGCTGCTGCCCGGCACCACGACCGGCTCCTTCACCGGCACCGACGCGGGCAGTACCGCGCTCGCGGCGGCGGGAGACCGGCGCATCGTCGCGGTCGTCCGTGACGAGCACCGGCACGAGTGGATGCGGTCCGCCCTCGACATGCTGCTCGCCGCCCGCCCCGACACGATCGTGGTCGAGATGGGCGTCCCGCAGTCCCCGCCACGCGGCGCCCTGCACCTCGCCACGTACGGCGCGGCCCGGGTCTGCGGCGTGGCCGCGGCGGAGAGGATCGTGGCCGGCTGA
- a CDS encoding phytanoyl-CoA dioxygenase family protein, with the protein MSTPDPYLYRAASDRPYFSADGETYLAQTPLRDVRKLRPLRVLSEEDFAFWQTYGYVVVKEAISPAAAKSLLEFTWDFQGLDPDRPETWYAPREFRSDLDRDLHVYGFVEAYHHQLIWDSRQTRRVYDAFADVWDCEELWVTLDRLNLNPPNVKNRSRSLIEPTERGFDIDLHWDVDTTLGVLPQRVQGIIALNDTQPDLGGFQCSPELFRRFEEWKIAQPADRDPIRPAIDRSEFPVVRPELQAGDLLIFNGLLAHGVAPNTSAGGVRVVQYLSMMPALEEHEDLRCSRIDSWATLSTPDWNGTLLGDRTRHESLRYGPATLNNLGKKLLGLESWSGQEPAR; encoded by the coding sequence ATGTCGACCCCCGACCCCTACCTGTACCGAGCGGCATCGGACCGCCCCTATTTCAGTGCGGACGGGGAGACCTACCTCGCGCAGACGCCGCTGAGGGACGTCCGGAAGTTACGGCCGCTGCGGGTGCTGTCCGAGGAGGACTTCGCCTTCTGGCAGACCTACGGTTACGTGGTGGTCAAGGAGGCGATCTCCCCGGCCGCGGCCAAGAGTCTGCTGGAGTTCACCTGGGACTTCCAGGGACTCGACCCGGACCGCCCCGAAACCTGGTACGCCCCGCGGGAGTTCCGCTCCGACCTGGATCGTGACCTGCATGTCTACGGCTTCGTGGAGGCGTACCACCACCAGCTCATCTGGGACAGCCGCCAGACCCGGCGGGTCTACGACGCCTTCGCCGACGTGTGGGACTGTGAAGAGCTCTGGGTGACCCTGGACCGGCTCAATCTCAACCCGCCCAACGTCAAGAACCGCTCCCGCTCCTTGATCGAACCCACCGAGCGGGGCTTCGACATCGACCTGCACTGGGACGTGGACACCACCCTCGGCGTGCTGCCCCAGCGGGTCCAGGGCATCATCGCGCTCAACGACACCCAGCCCGACCTGGGCGGATTCCAGTGTTCGCCGGAGCTGTTCCGGCGGTTCGAGGAGTGGAAGATCGCCCAGCCCGCGGACCGCGACCCGATCAGGCCCGCGATCGACCGCTCCGAGTTCCCCGTCGTCCGGCCCGAACTCCAGGCCGGTGACCTGCTGATCTTCAACGGCCTGCTGGCTCACGGCGTGGCACCCAACACCTCCGCGGGCGGTGTCCGCGTGGTCCAGTACCTCTCGATGATGCCCGCGCTGGAGGAGCACGAGGACCTGCGGTGCTCCCGCATCGACTCCTGGGCCACCCTGAGCACGCCGGACTGGAACGGGACGCTGCTCGGCGACCGAACCAGACACGAGTCCCTCAGGTACGGCCCCGCCACGCTGAACAACCTCGGCAAGAAGCTGCTGGGACTCGAGTCCTGGAGCGGACAAGAGCCCGCACGGTGA
- a CDS encoding lactonase family protein, which translates to MADGGGRRRRAYIGSFTAAGGRGVLTAAVDPDSGALTVLNAVDGVPDPSYLALCGDMLYAVSETADGAVAAYRVDGDKPELTGPPVPVGGSGPTHLCLHAGHVLTANYGSGSVTAVPLRGDGTLAKAASAVLQHQGSGPVPQRQQGPHAHQVQPDPSGRWIVGVDLGTDSVRVCVLKGGALTPHRETALRPGSGPRHLAFHPDGGRAYVLNELTPTVTVCRWDAEDGVLKPVAETPVLHDVPAGDAYPSGIVVSPDGRFVWTATRGQDVLSVLAVEGDGLRRVATVPCGGVWPRAIALSEGFLYVANERSGDVTWFAPDPETGVPRRGGSVDAPAASCVVLG; encoded by the coding sequence ATGGCGGACGGCGGCGGGCGGCGACGGCGGGCGTACATCGGCTCGTTCACGGCGGCGGGAGGGCGCGGCGTCCTCACGGCGGCCGTGGACCCGGACAGCGGCGCGCTGACCGTCCTGAACGCCGTGGACGGGGTGCCCGACCCGTCCTACCTGGCGCTCTGCGGGGACATGCTCTACGCGGTCAGCGAGACCGCCGACGGCGCCGTCGCCGCGTACCGCGTCGATGGTGACAAGCCCGAGCTCACCGGTCCGCCCGTCCCTGTGGGCGGCAGCGGGCCCACGCACCTGTGCCTGCACGCCGGTCACGTCCTGACCGCCAACTACGGCTCCGGCAGCGTCACCGCCGTCCCGCTGCGCGGCGACGGCACCTTGGCGAAGGCGGCGTCCGCCGTGCTTCAGCACCAGGGCTCGGGGCCGGTCCCGCAACGGCAGCAGGGACCGCACGCCCATCAGGTGCAGCCCGACCCGAGCGGCCGCTGGATCGTCGGCGTCGACCTCGGCACGGATTCCGTCCGTGTGTGCGTGCTGAAGGGCGGCGCGCTGACCCCGCACCGCGAGACCGCGCTGCGTCCCGGGTCCGGGCCGCGTCATCTGGCCTTCCATCCGGACGGGGGCCGCGCGTACGTCCTCAACGAGCTGACGCCGACCGTCACCGTCTGCCGCTGGGACGCCGAGGACGGTGTCCTGAAGCCCGTCGCCGAGACACCGGTGCTGCACGACGTGCCCGCCGGTGACGCCTACCCGTCGGGCATCGTCGTGTCGCCCGACGGACGCTTCGTGTGGACCGCGACACGCGGGCAGGACGTGTTGTCCGTGCTCGCCGTCGAGGGCGACGGACTCAGGCGGGTGGCGACGGTGCCGTGCGGGGGCGTCTGGCCGCGCGCGATCGCCCTGTCGGAGGGGTTCCTGTACGTCGCCAACGAGCGGTCCGGGGACGTGACCTGGTTCGCGCCGGACCCGGAGACGGGGGTACCGCGGCGAGGCGGCTCGGTGGATGCGCCGGCGGCTTCCTGCGTCGTCCTCGGCTGA
- a CDS encoding glycoside hydrolase family 3 protein, producing MSESSHLELMRLANSVLQPGFVGTTAPDWLRRRISEGLGSVVLFGRNIESPEQVAALTASLRAENPDLVVAIDEEAGDVTRLEARTGASRPGNLALGVIDDIDLTEQVAHDIGRELRSVGVTLNYAPSADVNSNPRNPVIGVRSFGARTDVVARHTAAWIRGLQAAGVAACAKHFPGHGDTYVDSHHGLPQVSADADTIARTALPPFIAAMDAGVRSVMTAHMLIPAYDDRMPATLSHRIINDLLRGELGFTGLVVTDAIEMGAVADRYGAAGAAVRAVAAGVDAVCVGGEHAEESITVELADALVRAVLDGTLPEERLVEAATRVAEFASWAAGLRKGATPGSDASDIGLVAARRAVRVHRKPDAGTEFPLVGDPHVVELSPTTNLAIDNSTPWGVADPLKVLRPGTTSVRFGESELADVEDTLDRVALESAAGRALVVVVRDAARYRWMSQALAGLVRRRPDALVVEMGVPSGDRPGAVHLTTHGATRVSGIAAAEVLVGAV from the coding sequence ATGTCAGAGAGCAGCCACCTGGAACTCATGCGGCTGGCCAACTCCGTGCTCCAGCCGGGGTTCGTGGGTACCACTGCGCCGGACTGGCTGCGTCGTCGGATCTCCGAAGGGCTCGGCTCCGTTGTCCTGTTCGGGCGCAACATCGAGAGCCCGGAACAGGTCGCCGCGCTCACCGCGTCCCTGCGCGCCGAGAACCCCGACCTCGTCGTCGCCATCGACGAGGAGGCCGGTGACGTCACCCGCCTCGAAGCGCGCACCGGGGCCTCCCGTCCAGGAAACCTCGCCCTGGGCGTCATCGACGACATCGACCTCACCGAGCAGGTCGCCCACGACATCGGCCGCGAACTGCGCTCCGTCGGCGTCACGTTGAACTACGCGCCCAGCGCCGACGTCAACTCCAACCCCAGGAACCCCGTCATCGGCGTGCGCTCCTTCGGCGCGCGCACCGATGTCGTCGCCCGCCACACCGCCGCCTGGATCCGCGGCCTCCAGGCCGCCGGTGTGGCCGCCTGCGCCAAGCACTTCCCCGGCCATGGCGACACCTATGTCGATTCCCACCATGGACTGCCGCAGGTTTCGGCCGACGCCGACACGATCGCACGCACGGCGCTGCCGCCGTTCATCGCAGCCATGGACGCGGGCGTGCGCAGCGTCATGACCGCCCACATGCTCATCCCTGCCTACGACGACCGGATGCCGGCGACCCTCAGCCACCGGATCATCAACGACCTGCTGCGCGGCGAGCTGGGCTTCACCGGTCTTGTCGTCACCGACGCCATCGAGATGGGCGCCGTCGCCGACCGGTACGGTGCCGCCGGCGCGGCCGTCAGGGCCGTGGCCGCCGGAGTCGACGCGGTGTGCGTCGGCGGCGAGCACGCCGAGGAGTCCATCACCGTCGAACTGGCCGACGCCCTCGTGCGGGCCGTGCTCGACGGCACCTTGCCGGAGGAGCGGCTTGTCGAAGCTGCGACCCGCGTGGCGGAGTTCGCCTCTTGGGCCGCCGGGCTGCGGAAGGGAGCGACCCCCGGTTCCGACGCCTCCGACATCGGTCTGGTGGCGGCCCGCCGCGCAGTGCGCGTCCACCGCAAGCCCGACGCCGGCACCGAGTTCCCGCTGGTCGGCGATCCGCACGTGGTCGAGCTGTCTCCGACGACGAACCTCGCGATCGACAACAGCACCCCCTGGGGCGTGGCCGACCCGTTGAAGGTCCTGCGCCCAGGCACGACATCCGTACGGTTCGGTGAGTCCGAACTGGCCGACGTGGAGGACACGTTGGACCGTGTGGCGCTGGAGTCGGCCGCCGGGCGCGCACTGGTCGTCGTCGTCCGGGACGCGGCGCGCTACCGCTGGATGTCGCAGGCCCTGGCGGGCCTGGTGCGCCGCCGCCCCGATGCCCTGGTCGTGGAGATGGGCGTGCCCTCGGGGGACCGTCCCGGAGCCGTCCACCTGACCACGCACGGGGCGACGCGCGTGTCGGGCATCGCCGCGGCCGAGGTGTTGGTCGGGGCTGTCTGA
- a CDS encoding GNAT family N-acetyltransferase, translated as MHHDVRIRNISDADWPGVAALEAGVYTDSSLSEGQTALESRGRASPTTCFVLEFGDRIAGYVLALPYPMFRFPDLTRPEVVVFQSRNLHLHDLVIAESLRGRGLGRRLLRHLTSTARAAEYERMSLIAVGGMETFWAANGYRAHREVRLPLSYGSTAVYMSTTVRTGPNQ; from the coding sequence ATGCACCACGACGTACGCATCCGGAACATCTCCGACGCCGACTGGCCGGGCGTAGCGGCCCTGGAGGCCGGCGTGTACACGGACAGTTCGCTGTCGGAGGGGCAGACCGCACTGGAGTCCAGGGGCCGTGCGTCCCCGACCACCTGCTTCGTCCTGGAGTTCGGCGACAGGATCGCGGGCTACGTGCTCGCACTGCCCTACCCGATGTTCCGCTTCCCGGATCTGACCCGGCCGGAAGTGGTCGTCTTCCAATCGCGCAATCTCCACCTGCACGACCTGGTCATCGCCGAGAGCCTGCGCGGCAGGGGACTGGGGAGACGACTTCTGCGCCATCTCACGTCCACGGCCAGGGCGGCGGAGTACGAGCGGATGTCCCTGATCGCGGTCGGAGGAATGGAGACCTTCTGGGCGGCGAACGGATACCGGGCTCATCGCGAGGTCCGACTCCCGCTGAGCTACGGCAGCACCGCGGTCTACATGTCCACCACGGTGCGGACAGGCCCGAACCAATGA
- a CDS encoding MFS transporter, with protein MPVLGVRDDFRRAQLAIAALFCFLGFQYATWAARLPTLKTRLGLSAEELGLLLMVCGAGAAASFPLVAHLMKRLGSGRLAFVSALSLAALLPALSVAPNYPVALLIICCDGVAVGCLNVAMNAQGAALEAKYRRTAMAQLHATFSGGSLGAALLASGMNGLTSALTAHFAVAAVLLLLLLCVARPHLLPDEQHGAAQDDGQDSEGTTDQRESEKARPSQKAGRRGLTLPSRMTLWMGCAMAFGTVTEGAMNDWSALYMKDVVKASAQLAPMGIAVVSVMMVLARVFADGWRSRWGDARVVRLGSALAGTGLALALPAGGLVPTLIGFACVGLGVAAVTPCVYVAAAAKGSDALALVAAMGTTGLLAGPALIGFIAGAGGLVWGMAAVAGSALIVSLCATQIRWKALAGEPVEAVN; from the coding sequence ATGCCGGTGCTCGGCGTCCGCGACGATTTCCGCCGCGCGCAGTTGGCCATCGCCGCGCTGTTCTGTTTTCTGGGATTCCAGTACGCCACCTGGGCCGCTCGGCTGCCCACGCTGAAGACACGACTCGGCCTGAGCGCGGAGGAGCTGGGCCTGCTGCTGATGGTCTGCGGCGCGGGCGCGGCGGCCTCCTTCCCCCTTGTCGCACACCTGATGAAGCGGCTGGGCTCCGGGCGGCTGGCGTTCGTCTCGGCCCTGAGCCTGGCAGCCCTCCTGCCGGCGCTGTCCGTGGCGCCGAACTACCCGGTCGCGTTGTTGATCATCTGCTGTGACGGCGTCGCCGTGGGGTGTCTGAACGTCGCCATGAACGCGCAGGGTGCCGCACTGGAGGCCAAGTACCGGCGCACCGCCATGGCTCAGCTGCACGCGACGTTCAGCGGCGGCTCGTTGGGCGCGGCACTCCTGGCGTCCGGCATGAACGGCCTGACCTCGGCCCTCACGGCGCACTTCGCGGTGGCCGCCGTACTCCTGTTGCTGCTGCTCTGTGTTGCCCGGCCGCACCTGCTGCCCGACGAGCAGCACGGGGCCGCGCAGGACGACGGCCAGGACAGCGAGGGGACGACGGATCAAAGGGAGAGCGAGAAGGCGCGGCCGAGTCAGAAGGCGGGCCGTCGCGGGCTGACGCTGCCGTCGCGGATGACGCTGTGGATGGGCTGCGCCATGGCGTTCGGCACCGTCACCGAGGGGGCCATGAACGACTGGTCGGCGCTCTACATGAAGGACGTCGTCAAGGCGTCGGCCCAGCTGGCGCCGATGGGTATCGCCGTCGTCTCGGTCATGATGGTGCTGGCGCGCGTCTTCGCCGACGGCTGGCGCAGCCGCTGGGGCGACGCCCGTGTCGTCCGGCTCGGCAGCGCCCTCGCGGGCACCGGGCTGGCCCTCGCCCTGCCGGCCGGTGGCCTGGTGCCCACACTGATCGGGTTCGCCTGCGTCGGCCTGGGAGTCGCGGCGGTCACTCCGTGCGTGTACGTGGCCGCCGCCGCGAAGGGCTCGGACGCCCTGGCCCTGGTCGCCGCGATGGGAACCACGGGGCTGTTGGCCGGCCCGGCGTTGATCGGCTTCATCGCCGGCGCCGGCGGCCTGGTGTGGGGGATGGCGGCCGTCGCGGGCTCGGCTCTGATCGTGTCCCTGTGCGCCACGCAGATCCGCTGGAAGGCCCTCGCCGGTGAACCCGTGGAGGCAGTGAACTGA
- a CDS encoding carbohydrate ABC transporter permease encodes MKRSLFGRFWPNATAVILFVGFAFPVYWMFATAFKPTGDIIAENPVWVPTDITLAHFDKAVHADHFWTLVANSVTVTVLAVLLSLVIALFASFALARMRFAGRRGFIVTFMLAQMAPWEVMVIAIYMLMRDSDMLDSLVPLTVFYMMMVLPLTILTLRGYVAAVPKELEESAMVDGCTRTQAFIKVIFPLLAPGLMATSLFGFITAWNEFPLVLILNKSIEKQTLPLWISQFRTAFGDDWGATMAASSLFALPILVLFVFLQRKAVSGLTDGAVKG; translated from the coding sequence GTGAAGCGCTCACTCTTCGGCCGCTTCTGGCCCAACGCGACCGCCGTCATCCTCTTCGTCGGCTTCGCGTTCCCCGTCTACTGGATGTTCGCCACGGCCTTCAAACCGACGGGCGACATCATCGCGGAGAACCCGGTGTGGGTCCCCACGGACATCACCCTCGCGCACTTCGACAAGGCGGTGCACGCGGACCACTTCTGGACCCTGGTCGCGAACTCCGTCACCGTCACCGTTCTCGCGGTGCTCCTGTCGCTCGTCATCGCGCTCTTCGCGTCGTTCGCTCTCGCCCGGATGCGGTTCGCCGGGCGCCGCGGCTTCATCGTGACCTTCATGCTCGCGCAGATGGCCCCCTGGGAGGTCATGGTCATCGCCATCTACATGCTGATGCGCGACAGCGACATGCTCGACAGCCTCGTCCCGCTCACCGTCTTCTACATGATGATGGTGCTGCCCCTGACCATCCTGACGCTGCGCGGCTACGTGGCCGCCGTGCCCAAGGAGCTGGAAGAGTCCGCGATGGTCGACGGCTGCACCCGCACCCAGGCCTTCATCAAGGTGATCTTCCCGCTGCTGGCGCCCGGCCTCATGGCCACCTCGCTGTTCGGATTCATCACCGCCTGGAACGAGTTCCCGCTCGTCCTCATCCTCAACAAGAGCATCGAGAAGCAGACACTGCCGCTTTGGATCTCCCAGTTCCGCACTGCCTTCGGCGACGACTGGGGCGCGACGATGGCGGCCTCCTCGCTGTTCGCGCTCCCCATCCTGGTCCTCTTTGTCTTCCTGCAGCGCAAGGCCGTCAGCGGCCTGACCGACGGCGCCGTGAAGGGGTGA